A window from Hemibagrus wyckioides isolate EC202008001 linkage group LG17, SWU_Hwy_1.0, whole genome shotgun sequence encodes these proteins:
- the LOC131368233 gene encoding E3 ubiquitin/ISG15 ligase TRIM25-like, which translates to MLVALIKPLRVQCKIISSSKSGEFAKRAPGAKAEVIESAERTAKRNSQIHESMTEPDVGSTASTDVGLEPCGTGQWKYSQDPVTTPCGHSFCKVCINGHWDHEDVKGVFSCPQCRETFTPRPVLCRNNMLTEVVEKLKKTELQAASPAHCYTGPGDVECDFCTGRKHKAVKSCLVCQASYCEDHLKPHYQSPAFKKHKLVEACAELQEKICSEHDKLMEIYCRTDQSFICYLCKMEEHKGHETVPTKTERTEK; encoded by the exons ATGCTTGTTGCCCTCATTAAGCCCCTCAGAGTCCAATGCAAAATTATATCCTCATCTAAGTCGGGTGAATTTGCAAAGCGAGCTCCTGGAGCCAAAGCAGAGGTAATAGAGTCAGCTGAGAGAACGGCAAAAAGGAATTCACAAATCCATGAATCAATGACTGAACCTGATGTGGGTTCAACAGCCTCAACAGATGTGGGACTCGAGCCATGTGGCACAGGCCAATGGAAATACAGCCAA GATCCAGTGACTACTCCCTGTGGCcacagtttctgtaaggtgtgtattaatggtcACTGGGATCACGAGGATGTGAAGGGCGTCTTCAGCTGCCCCCAGTGTAGAGAGactttcactccaaggcctgttctaTGCAGGAACAACATGCTGactgaagtggtggagaaactgaagaagactgaactccaagctgcttctcctgctcactgttacactggacctggagatgtggagtgtgatttctgcactgggagaaaacacaaagccgtcAAGTCCTGTCTGGTTTGTCAGGCCTCCTATTGTGAAGATCATCTTAAACCTCACTATCAGTCTCCTGCCTTTAAGAAGCACAAGTTAGTTGAAGCCTGTGCAGAGCTccaagagaagatctgctctgaacatgacAAACTGATGGAGATCTACTGTCGTACTGACCAAAGCTTCATCTGCTACTTGTGTAAGATGGAAGAACACAAAGGTCATGAGACTGTTCCAACTAAAACAGAAAGAACTGAAAAATAG